Genomic segment of Synechococcus sp. A15-28:
AACTACAAGGACAACCGCACCACCGATCACCGGCTGGGCAGGAACTTCTCCTTGGAACCCGTGCTGGACGGTCAGCTCGAGGATTTGATCGGTGCCTGCATTGCGGACGAGCAACGGCAGAAACTGGAAGCCCTCAGCCAACAGAGCGAAGACTGACCCTCAGCTCAGGCCCCGATCACATATTTGGCCCATTCACTGTGGCGGCCGGAATGAATCTGACGCGTGGCCTCAAAGCTGAGGCTGCTCAGAGGTCGGCGCGGCACTCGCATCAGCGGCATATCTGCTTCCTTGGGGGTGCGGTTGCCCTTGCGCACATTGCAGCTCAGACAGGCCGTGGTGACGTTTTCCCAGGTGTCACAACCACCCCGGCTGCGAGGCACCACATGATCGATCGACAGCGGCTCATTACGGCAGCCGCAGTACTGACAGCTGTGGTTGTCGCGGTGAAACAGGTTGCGCCTCGTCAGCGGAAGCTGACGGAAGGGCACCCGCACGTACTGGCGCAGACGGATGACGGTCGGGAGATGGGTGCCACGCCGAATCTCACGGGTGGAATCCTGCTCGAGACTCTCAGCCTTGCCTTTGAGCATCATCACCATGGCGCGGCGCCAGGTGGTGATGTTCAACGGCTCGTAGGACGCGTTGAGAACGAGAACCTGGCCCATGCCAGCTCCCTGAATACAATTCATGCTATCGATCTCACCAAGCCCCCCTTTGTAACGCTGAGCACCAAAGCCCAATGTCGGAGCTAAGTCCACGCCAGCGCGCCTGGTTGGAGGTTTCCCCCACAGCCATCGAGGCCAACTGCCGGCTGCTGCGCCATCAGCTGGCGCCAGGCTGTCAATTCATGGCGGTGGTGAAAGCCGACGGCTATGGCCATGGCGCCGTCACTGTGGCGCGAGCCGCTCTCCGCGGTGGCGCTTCAAGCCTCGGGGTGGCCACTCTTCAAGAAGGTCTGGAGCTCCGCACCGCCGGCATCGAGGCCCCAGTGCTGATCCTCAGCGCCCTTCGAAGCCCGGAGGATCTCAGCTGTTGCCTGGACGGGCGACTGATGCCCACCCTGAGCGGCCTGGACGAGGCGAAGACCGCCGCAGCGATCGCCGCTGAACGGGGAACCGATCGCTTTCCGGTGCAGCTGAAACTCGACACGGGCATGGCCCGACTGGGGGGCGAATGGCAGGAGGGCGCTGGGTTGGTGCAATCCATCCGCGCCCTGCCGCAGCTGGAGCTGGTGGGCCTCTACAGCCACCTCGCCTGCGCAGACGAGCCCGATGATCAGCTCACCCAAGTGCAGCTGCAGCGCTTTCGATCTGTCATTGAGGCCCTGCCGGATGGCGGCAGGGGCCTGTGCTGCCATCTGGCCAATTCCGCCGGCACCATGCAGTCCCCCAGCCTGCACC
This window contains:
- the alr gene encoding alanine racemase, which gives rise to MSELSPRQRAWLEVSPTAIEANCRLLRHQLAPGCQFMAVVKADGYGHGAVTVARAALRGGASSLGVATLQEGLELRTAGIEAPVLILSALRSPEDLSCCLDGRLMPTLSGLDEAKTAAAIAAERGTDRFPVQLKLDTGMARLGGEWQEGAGLVQSIRALPQLELVGLYSHLACADEPDDQLTQVQLQRFRSVIEALPDGGRGLCCHLANSAGTMQSPSLHLDMVRVGLALYGQAPASHLGRDLPLQPALAVKARVSLIREVPSGSGVSYGHRFVTSRPSRLAVIGIGYADGVVRALSGRIEVLHGGRRLPQVGNITMDQIILDATDVDDLTVGDIVTLLGQDGSERISPEEWSTRCNTIPWEILCGFKHRLPRVEI
- a CDS encoding HNH endonuclease, translating into MGQVLVLNASYEPLNITTWRRAMVMMLKGKAESLEQDSTREIRRGTHLPTVIRLRQYVRVPFRQLPLTRRNLFHRDNHSCQYCGCRNEPLSIDHVVPRSRGGCDTWENVTTACLSCNVRKGNRTPKEADMPLMRVPRRPLSSLSFEATRQIHSGRHSEWAKYVIGA